In one Lolium rigidum isolate FL_2022 chromosome 3, APGP_CSIRO_Lrig_0.1, whole genome shotgun sequence genomic region, the following are encoded:
- the LOC124695613 gene encoding 3-phosphoshikimate 1-carboxyvinyltransferase, chloroplastic-like encodes MLEALDALGLSVEADKVAKRAVVVGCGGRFPIEKDAKEEVKLFLGNAGTAMRPLTAAVVAAGGNATYVLDGVPRMMERPIGDLGVGLKQLGASVDCFLGTDCPPVRINGIGGLPGGKVSFMNFHIIRFCTNISLVWRKNKITESSMVQCDHTINLK; translated from the exons ATGCTCGAGGCCCTGGACGCGCTTGGGCTCTCGGTGGAAGCGGACAAAGTTGCAAAAAGAGCTGTAGTCGTCGGCTGCGGCGGCAGGTTCCCGATTGAAAAGGATGCCAAGGAGGAAGTAAAGCTCTTCTTGGGCAACGCTGGAACTGCAATGCGGCCATTGACGGCAGCTGTAGTAGCTGCTGGTGGAAATGCGAC TTATGTTCTTGATGGAGTACCAAGAATGATGGAGCGTCCTATCGGTGACTTAGGTGTCGGTTTGAAACAACTAGGTGCGAGTGTTGATTGTTTCCTCGGCACTGACTGCCCACCTGTTCGTATCAACGGCATTGGAGGGCTACCTGGTGGCAAGGTTAGCTTCATGAACTTCCATATTATACGCTTTTGTACAAACATTTCACTTGTCTGGAGAAAAAACAAGATTACTGAGAGTAGTATGGTGCAATGCGACCACACAATAAATTTGAAATAG